ACAACAATGGCAAATCCCCGGTGGCGATCATGGGGCCAGACGATGGCGGCGACATGACCTTCACGCTCGCCGGTAACTATCTGACCGTGTGGGATTTCACGATGGCGTACACCCATTACTACGGCGGCGCAAACACCGCCACGTATGCGTCGAGCGACCCGAGCGTCAACGGCACGTACACCTTCGCTCAGACCTTGAAAGATCGTGATTTCGTCTCAGTCTCGCTGCGTCGCACCTTCTAAGGGAAAACAATAATGACTATGTTCAATCGCATGACCTTGCTGGCTCTGACGTGCGCCGTACTGACGGCACCGGTTATCCAGGCTGCTGTTTCGGCAGACGAAGCCGCCAAGCTGAAGACCACGCTGACGCCTCTGGGCGCCGAGCGCGCCGGCAACAAGGACGGGACGATTCCGCCTTGGGAGGGGGGGTATCCGGTCGACAACTCGTACAACTCAGCGGCGATTCCGGATCTGTTCAAGGATAAGCCTCTGCTGACTATCACTGCGCAGAATGCCGATCAGTACAAAGACAAGTTGACCGAAGGCACCTTGGGCCTTTTGAAGAAGTTTCCGAGCTTCAATGTTCAGGTGTTCCCAACCCGGCGCACCGCAGCGGCGCCGCAGTGGGTATACGACAACACCTTAGCCAACGCCACTCGAGCGACAATGGATCCATCTGGCGAACTCGGTCCGTTCCCGAAAGGCACCTACGGCGGCATCCCGTTCCCGATTCCGAAAAACGGGGAAGAGGCGATCTGGAACCACCTGTTGCGATGGACAACCCCCAGCTACCAGACCACGCCTAGCCTGGCTCGCGTAACGCCAGAAGGCAAAGTGATTCCGGTCTCGCAGAACGTCGCCAAGAGCTCGTTCCCTTACTACGACCAGAACAGCAACCTGGAGAAATGGCAGGCCGCCGGCTCCAACATTGTCGTGCGTCGCGTCGACACGTCCGGCCCGCCGATCCGTGCCGGCGAGATCCTGCTGCAACGCGTCAACATCAACGACATCGAGTCTAAAACCTGGGTCTATCTGACCGGCCAGCGTCGCGTCCGCCGTCTGCCGCTGACCTGCTGCGATGTACCGAGCCCGGTGGCGGGCGGCATCCTCAATTTCGACGAAGTCGAGGTGTATTCCTCGTCCATCGGACGTTACGACTGGAAGCTGGTCGGCAAGAAAGAAATGTACGTGCCGTACAACACCAACAGCTATCACCAGGCGCCGTCGCTGGAAAAGCTCATGTCTGAAAAG
This DNA window, taken from Pseudomonas fluorescens NCIMB 11764, encodes the following:
- a CDS encoding DUF1329 domain-containing protein; this encodes MTMFNRMTLLALTCAVLTAPVIQAAVSADEAAKLKTTLTPLGAERAGNKDGTIPPWEGGYPVDNSYNSAAIPDLFKDKPLLTITAQNADQYKDKLTEGTLGLLKKFPSFNVQVFPTRRTAAAPQWVYDNTLANATRATMDPSGELGPFPKGTYGGIPFPIPKNGEEAIWNHLLRWTTPSYQTTPSLARVTPEGKVIPVSQNVAKSSFPYYDQNSNLEKWQAAGSNIVVRRVDTSGPPIRAGEILLQRVNINDIESKTWVYLTGQRRVRRLPLTCCDVPSPVAGGILNFDEVEVYSSSIGRYDWKLVGKKEMYVPYNTNSYHQAPSLEKLMSEKTVNPDFVRFEQHRVWVVEGTLKAGQRHVIPRLRVYLDEDTWIAVAGERWDAQGQLWKVTYNLPTVFPAGPGTIVAGYMSYDLIGGGYFASAYFPRDKQVDLKATLPDRIFTPESLSGEGVR